One window of the Fundidesulfovibrio soli genome contains the following:
- a CDS encoding biotin--protein ligase gives MIHVLWDEAHLWGVLLIRALEAWGLPARLVRAHELARGLLRREAPALLAVPGGFASRKAACLGPAGLEAVRDYVRGGGSYLGICGGAGLGLTVPGGLALCPWTREPFKHRLQHFASGNVELLPQAGPYTPAGLREPLAPVWWPAAFRPHGQGVDVVAAYGRPGPGFMMADIPLSLVPGQALEDWEALYGVRLAPAFSPGDPCIVAGEFGKGRYVLSHAHLETPQSPAANLWLGHILAELAGVPAPSDPAPAWTIGEGEPAWADPLLARAMELMLGVVELGIAHGLLAWREPWLLGWRQGLPGAQLSGILAMLDHARRLTPSEASLKHLDRKREDLARHVELLGKGLSGYLLAERLALSLMRVDPEAVPERGLKEARFTLFGPPPGAGGTAGGLCGGVLSVLEDCICLTQGQTRPAA, from the coding sequence ATGATTCACGTGCTCTGGGACGAAGCCCACCTTTGGGGCGTGCTGCTCATCCGGGCGCTCGAAGCCTGGGGGCTTCCCGCACGCCTGGTGCGCGCTCACGAACTGGCCCGGGGGCTCCTGCGGCGCGAGGCCCCGGCGCTGCTGGCCGTGCCCGGCGGCTTCGCCAGCCGCAAGGCCGCCTGCCTGGGCCCGGCCGGGCTTGAGGCCGTGCGCGACTACGTGCGGGGCGGCGGCAGCTATCTGGGCATCTGCGGCGGCGCGGGCCTCGGCCTCACGGTGCCGGGCGGGCTGGCCCTGTGCCCCTGGACGCGCGAGCCATTCAAGCACCGGCTGCAGCACTTCGCCTCCGGCAACGTGGAGCTGCTGCCCCAGGCCGGGCCCTACACCCCCGCCGGGCTGCGCGAGCCCCTGGCCCCGGTCTGGTGGCCCGCCGCGTTCCGGCCCCACGGCCAGGGCGTGGACGTGGTGGCCGCCTATGGCCGCCCCGGCCCGGGCTTCATGATGGCGGACATCCCGCTCTCCCTGGTGCCCGGCCAGGCCCTGGAGGACTGGGAGGCCCTCTACGGCGTGCGCCTGGCCCCGGCCTTCTCCCCGGGCGACCCCTGCATCGTGGCCGGGGAGTTCGGCAAGGGGCGCTACGTGCTCTCCCACGCCCACCTGGAGACGCCGCAGTCCCCGGCGGCCAACCTCTGGCTGGGGCACATCCTGGCGGAGTTGGCGGGCGTGCCCGCGCCCTCCGATCCGGCCCCAGCCTGGACCATCGGCGAGGGCGAGCCCGCCTGGGCCGACCCCCTGCTGGCCAGGGCCATGGAGCTGATGCTGGGCGTCGTGGAGCTGGGCATCGCCCACGGGCTGCTGGCCTGGCGCGAGCCCTGGCTGCTGGGCTGGCGGCAGGGCCTGCCAGGGGCGCAACTTTCGGGCATCCTGGCCATGCTGGACCACGCCCGCCGGCTCACCCCCTCGGAGGCGTCGCTCAAGCACCTGGACCGCAAGCGGGAGGACCTGGCCCGCCACGTGGAACTGCTGGGCAAGGGGCTCTCGGGCTACCTGCTGGCCGAGCGCCTGGCGCTCAGCCTCATGCGGGTGGACCCGGAAGCCGTGCCCGAGCGCGGCCTCAAGGAAGCGCGCTTCACCCTGTTCGGCCCCCCGCCCGGAGCCGGGGGCACGGCGGGCGGATTGTGCGGCGGGGTGCTCTCCGTGCTGGAGGACTGCATCTGCCTCACCCAGGGGCAAACACGGCCCGCAGCTTGA
- a CDS encoding valine--tRNA ligase gives MSDTTLAKGYEPADVEARWLSFWEESGAGTADPAADGDPFSIVIPPPNVTGTLHMGHALNLTVQDILCRHMRQLGRKVLWVPGTDHAGIATQNVVERALAKEGSSRHELGREAFIERVWEWRKEYGGKILNQIRRMGASVDWTRERFTMDEGLSKAVREVFVRLYEEGLIYKGDYIINWCPRCQTALADLEVEHSPKKGALYQLRYVLADGSGELIVATTRPETLLGDTAVAVHPEDERYAAFVGKMVKLPLVGREIPVIADAYVDREFGTGALKVTPAHDMNDFDLGRRHNLEILQVMDGEGNMNAAAGAAYQGMSREACRKKVVEDLKEQGLLVSVEEHDHSVGECYRCKTVVEPHVSPQWFVKAGPLAEVARAAVETGRTQIYPEQWTTTYYHWLDNIRDWCISRQIWWGHRIPAWTCEACGKLVVARQDPAACDCGGQLQQDPDVLDTWFSSALWPFSTLGWPDKTPELKAFYPTSVLVTAFDILFFWVARMMMMGLHFMDEVPFRHVYIHALVRDAEGKKMSKSTGNVIDPLIMIDKFGTDALRFTLTAFAAMGRDIKLSEERIEGYRHFVNKLWNAARFSLMNLPQEMPVELPNVSLDGELPLHHAWILHRLEEMKQATSAAIQDYRFNEAAQGLYSFLWLEFCDWYLEAAKSDLSGEDEAAKAQAQQCLWTVLSELLVLLHPVMPFVTQEIWSHLPGHAQKDISKVPYPAARPQHVKPQAVAMMGLLQEVVVSVRNIRSELSISPALKLDCLVRTADTADLAMLRDNERLIMLLARLASFTAGPDVTAPKASASAAAGGNAVFVPLAGAVDFDAELARLNKELAKTSKEAEIVARKLANEDFTAKAPAEVVAKEREKDEMLRGKVAKLEELKGRIETLKS, from the coding sequence ATGTCAGATACAACACTGGCCAAGGGCTACGAACCCGCCGACGTCGAAGCCCGCTGGCTTTCGTTCTGGGAAGAGTCCGGGGCCGGAACCGCCGATCCCGCCGCCGATGGCGATCCGTTCTCCATAGTCATCCCCCCGCCCAACGTCACCGGCACCCTGCACATGGGCCACGCCCTGAACCTTACCGTGCAGGACATCCTCTGCCGCCACATGCGCCAGTTGGGCCGCAAGGTGCTCTGGGTGCCCGGCACGGACCACGCGGGCATCGCCACCCAGAACGTGGTGGAGCGCGCACTGGCCAAGGAGGGCTCCTCCCGCCACGAGCTGGGCCGCGAGGCCTTTATCGAGCGCGTCTGGGAGTGGCGCAAGGAATACGGCGGCAAGATCCTCAACCAGATCAGGCGCATGGGTGCCAGCGTTGACTGGACCCGCGAGCGCTTCACCATGGACGAGGGCCTCTCCAAGGCCGTGCGTGAAGTCTTCGTGCGCCTCTATGAGGAAGGCCTGATCTACAAGGGCGACTACATCATCAACTGGTGCCCGCGCTGCCAGACCGCCCTGGCGGACCTGGAAGTGGAGCACAGCCCCAAGAAGGGCGCGCTCTACCAGCTGCGCTACGTGCTCGCCGACGGCTCGGGCGAGCTGATCGTGGCCACCACCCGCCCCGAGACGCTGCTGGGCGACACGGCCGTGGCCGTGCACCCCGAGGACGAGCGCTACGCCGCCTTCGTGGGCAAGATGGTCAAGCTGCCCCTGGTGGGCCGCGAGATCCCGGTGATCGCCGACGCCTACGTGGACCGCGAGTTCGGCACGGGCGCGCTCAAGGTCACCCCCGCCCACGACATGAACGACTTCGACCTGGGCCGCCGCCACAACCTGGAGATCCTCCAGGTCATGGACGGCGAGGGCAACATGAACGCCGCCGCCGGGGCCGCCTACCAGGGCATGAGCCGCGAGGCCTGCCGCAAGAAGGTGGTGGAGGACTTGAAGGAGCAGGGCCTGCTCGTCTCCGTGGAGGAGCACGACCACTCCGTGGGCGAGTGCTACCGCTGCAAGACCGTTGTCGAGCCCCACGTCTCCCCCCAGTGGTTCGTCAAGGCCGGGCCCCTGGCCGAGGTGGCCCGCGCCGCCGTGGAGACCGGGCGCACCCAGATCTACCCCGAACAGTGGACCACCACCTACTACCACTGGCTCGACAACATCCGCGACTGGTGCATCTCCCGCCAGATCTGGTGGGGGCACCGCATCCCGGCCTGGACCTGCGAGGCCTGCGGCAAGCTCGTCGTGGCCCGGCAGGACCCCGCCGCCTGCGACTGCGGCGGCCAGCTCCAGCAGGACCCGGACGTGCTCGACACCTGGTTCTCCTCCGCGCTGTGGCCCTTCTCCACCCTGGGCTGGCCGGACAAGACCCCTGAGCTCAAGGCCTTCTACCCCACCTCGGTGCTGGTCACGGCCTTCGACATCCTCTTCTTCTGGGTGGCCCGCATGATGATGATGGGCCTGCACTTCATGGACGAGGTGCCCTTCAGGCACGTGTACATCCACGCCCTGGTGCGCGACGCCGAGGGCAAGAAGATGTCCAAGTCCACGGGCAACGTCATCGACCCGCTGATCATGATCGACAAGTTCGGCACCGACGCCCTGCGCTTCACCCTCACGGCCTTCGCGGCCATGGGGCGCGACATCAAGCTCTCCGAGGAGCGCATCGAGGGCTACCGCCACTTCGTCAACAAGCTCTGGAACGCGGCCCGGTTCAGCCTGATGAACCTGCCCCAAGAAATGCCCGTGGAGCTGCCCAACGTCTCGCTGGACGGCGAGCTGCCCCTGCACCACGCCTGGATCCTCCACCGCCTGGAGGAGATGAAGCAGGCCACCAGCGCCGCTATCCAGGACTACCGCTTCAACGAGGCGGCCCAGGGGCTCTACTCCTTCCTGTGGCTGGAGTTCTGCGACTGGTACCTGGAGGCCGCCAAGTCCGACCTCTCGGGCGAGGACGAGGCCGCCAAGGCCCAGGCCCAGCAGTGCCTGTGGACCGTGCTCTCCGAACTGCTGGTGCTCCTGCACCCCGTCATGCCCTTCGTCACCCAGGAGATCTGGAGCCACCTGCCCGGCCACGCCCAGAAGGACATCTCCAAGGTGCCCTATCCCGCCGCGCGCCCCCAGCACGTGAAGCCCCAGGCCGTGGCCATGATGGGCCTCCTGCAGGAGGTGGTGGTCAGCGTGCGCAACATCCGCTCCGAGCTCTCCATCAGCCCGGCCCTCAAGCTGGACTGCCTGGTTCGCACCGCCGATACGGCCGACCTGGCCATGCTGCGCGACAACGAGCGCCTGATCATGCTGCTGGCGCGCCTGGCCAGCTTCACGGCCGGGCCGGACGTCACCGCGCCCAAGGCCTCGGCCAGCGCGGCCGCGGGCGGCAACGCCGTGTTCGTGCCCCTGGCCGGAGCCGTGGACTTCGACGCGGAGCTGGCCCGCCTGAACAAGGAGCTGGCCAAGACCTCCAAGGAGGCCGAGATCGTGGCCCGCAAGCTGGCCAACGAGGACTTCACCGCCAAGGCCCCCGCCGAGGTGGTGGCCAAGGAGCGCGAGAAGGACGAGATGCTGCGCGGCAAGGTGGCGAAGCTGGAGGAGCTCAAGGGCAGGATCGAGACGCTCAAGAGCTAG
- the hemL gene encoding glutamate-1-semialdehyde 2,1-aminomutase, with translation MSLSSELYAKAQAVIPGGVNSPIRACKAVECEPLFIAKAHGSTITDVDGKDYVDYVMSWGPMLLGHADPVVHKAAREALENGSSFGAPCPAEVDLALKITQLMPSVEMVRMVNSGTEATMSALRLARGFTGRDHVIKFDGCYHGHADAFLAAAGSGVAVQAAPGTPGVPAATVAHTIVLPYNDLEAVKAAFKEKGKDIAAIIVEPAPGNMGLVIPKPGYLEGLRAVCDEYGALLIFDEVITGFRWGIGGAQARYGVRPDLTTLGKIIGAGFPVGAYGGRRDVMEKLSPCGPVFQAGTLSGNPVAMAAGLANLLELEKRDYAALEARTAELAKEFAAIVRSKGVPVQLNQTASAFTMYFTETPVTDMASARTSNGKTYTAIYQQMRAQGVYLASLGYECSFTSFAHTEADYEATLKAAKTLSL, from the coding sequence ATGTCCCTCTCTTCCGAGCTTTACGCCAAAGCCCAGGCCGTCATCCCCGGCGGGGTCAACTCGCCCATCCGCGCCTGCAAGGCCGTGGAGTGCGAACCCCTGTTCATCGCCAAGGCCCACGGCTCCACCATCACGGACGTGGACGGCAAGGATTACGTGGACTACGTGATGAGCTGGGGCCCCATGCTGCTTGGCCACGCAGACCCCGTGGTGCACAAGGCCGCCCGCGAGGCCCTGGAGAACGGCTCCAGCTTCGGCGCGCCCTGCCCAGCCGAGGTGGACCTGGCCCTCAAGATCACCCAATTGATGCCCTCGGTGGAGATGGTGCGCATGGTCAACTCCGGCACAGAGGCCACCATGAGCGCCCTGCGCCTGGCGCGCGGCTTCACCGGGCGCGACCACGTGATCAAGTTCGACGGCTGCTACCACGGCCACGCCGACGCATTCCTTGCCGCCGCCGGCTCCGGCGTGGCGGTGCAGGCCGCCCCCGGCACCCCGGGCGTGCCCGCCGCCACCGTGGCCCACACCATCGTGCTGCCCTACAACGACCTGGAGGCCGTGAAGGCCGCCTTCAAGGAGAAGGGCAAGGACATCGCCGCCATCATCGTGGAGCCCGCCCCGGGCAACATGGGCCTGGTGATCCCCAAGCCCGGCTACCTGGAGGGCCTGCGCGCCGTGTGCGACGAGTACGGCGCGCTGCTGATCTTCGACGAGGTCATCACCGGCTTCCGCTGGGGCATCGGCGGGGCCCAGGCCCGCTACGGCGTGCGCCCGGACCTGACCACCCTGGGCAAGATCATCGGCGCTGGCTTCCCCGTGGGAGCCTACGGCGGGCGCCGCGACGTGATGGAGAAGCTCTCCCCCTGCGGCCCGGTGTTCCAGGCCGGCACCCTCTCGGGCAACCCCGTGGCCATGGCCGCCGGGCTGGCTAACCTGTTGGAGCTGGAAAAGCGCGACTACGCCGCCCTAGAGGCCCGCACCGCCGAACTGGCCAAGGAGTTCGCGGCCATCGTGCGATCCAAGGGCGTGCCCGTGCAGCTCAACCAGACCGCCTCGGCCTTCACTATGTACTTCACCGAGACCCCTGTGACCGACATGGCCTCGGCCCGCACCTCCAACGGCAAGACCTACACGGCCATCTACCAGCAGATGCGCGCCCAGGGCGTGTACCTGGCCTCGCTGGGCTACGAGTGCTCGTTCACCTCCTTCGCGCACACCGAGGCCGATTACGAGGCCACGCTCAAGGCCGCCAAGACCCTGTCGCTCTAG
- a CDS encoding cobalt-precorrin 5A hydrolase, with amino-acid sequence MSKGTAVYALTQQGAALAGRLARELGGELFLPERMAADAQGAHGFASLTELVGENFHKYAPHVFVAACGIVVRAIAPHLRGKDIDPAVVVLDQNGRHAVSLLSGHLGGANDLAREVALLCGGEAVITTATDCAGLPSLDVLARDSGLAIENVAAVKAVNAALLEGRTVQLFDPQGWLAVPGEHAGLFEWLAAPHLLDPERPCVLVDWRAGGAGPGCLALRPKAVVAGVGCRKGTPGTEIVDALAQACAARGVALGSVGVLASIEAKRGEPGLAEAARELGAELIFFQAGDLAGVAVPNPSPMPLKHVGVESVCEAAAMLAAGTAKLLAPKRKTPTVTVALALSPGRKA; translated from the coding sequence GTGAGCAAGGGCACGGCGGTATACGCGCTCACGCAGCAGGGCGCGGCGCTGGCGGGGCGGCTGGCCCGCGAACTCGGCGGGGAGCTGTTCCTGCCGGAGCGCATGGCGGCGGATGCCCAGGGTGCGCATGGCTTCGCCTCGCTCACGGAGCTGGTTGGGGAAAACTTCCATAAGTATGCGCCCCACGTGTTCGTGGCGGCCTGCGGCATCGTGGTCCGGGCCATCGCCCCGCACCTGCGCGGCAAGGACATCGACCCCGCCGTGGTGGTGCTGGACCAGAACGGACGCCACGCCGTGAGCTTGCTCTCCGGCCACCTGGGTGGCGCCAACGACCTGGCCCGCGAGGTGGCGCTGCTCTGCGGCGGCGAGGCCGTGATCACCACGGCCACGGACTGCGCGGGCTTGCCCTCCCTGGACGTGCTGGCCCGCGACAGCGGCCTGGCCATCGAGAATGTGGCTGCCGTCAAGGCAGTGAACGCGGCCCTGCTGGAGGGGCGCACGGTGCAGCTCTTCGACCCGCAGGGCTGGCTTGCCGTACCGGGCGAGCATGCCGGGCTGTTCGAGTGGCTGGCAGCGCCCCACCTGTTGGACCCGGAGAGGCCCTGCGTGCTGGTGGACTGGCGCGCTGGCGGAGCCGGTCCGGGCTGCCTGGCCTTGCGGCCCAAGGCGGTCGTCGCGGGGGTGGGCTGCCGCAAGGGCACGCCCGGGACGGAGATCGTGGATGCGCTGGCCCAGGCCTGCGCGGCGCGGGGCGTGGCCCTGGGCAGCGTGGGCGTGCTGGCCAGCATCGAGGCCAAGCGCGGCGAGCCCGGGCTGGCCGAGGCCGCCCGTGAGCTGGGCGCGGAGCTGATATTTTTCCAGGCCGGGGATCTGGCCGGGGTGGCCGTGCCCAACCCCTCGCCCATGCCCCTCAAACATGTCGGAGTGGAGAGCGTATGCGAGGCAGCCGCGATGCTTGCGGCCGGGACGGCGAAACTGCTGGCCCCCAAGAGAAAGACGCCCACGGTCACCGTGGCGCTGGCCCTGAGTCCGGGGCGGAAGGCATGA
- the cobJ gene encoding precorrin-3B C(17)-methyltransferase: MKPGRLSVVGLGPGDAALLSPLAAEALERAAVVVGYGTYLDLIDPELLASKAVVSTGMMGEVQRCAKAIDQAMAGEDTVVVSSGDAGVYGMAGLVLELLEARGLLDSVEFQVVPGIPAVIGAAAILGAPLTHDFACVSLSDLLTPWELIEKRLDAAASADFVIALYNPRSKRRSGQLARALEIIGRHASPQTPAGLVRNAWREGQSALLTTLGLMDPEAADMLSIVVVGNSQTRVAGGRMLTPRGYAGKYSLGGS, translated from the coding sequence ATGAAGCCCGGTCGCCTGAGCGTGGTGGGCCTGGGCCCCGGCGACGCGGCCCTGCTTTCCCCGCTGGCGGCCGAGGCGCTGGAGCGCGCCGCCGTGGTGGTTGGCTACGGAACCTATCTGGACCTGATCGACCCTGAGCTGCTGGCCAGCAAGGCCGTGGTCTCCACGGGCATGATGGGCGAGGTGCAGCGCTGCGCCAAGGCCATAGACCAGGCCATGGCCGGTGAGGACACGGTGGTGGTCTCCAGCGGGGACGCCGGGGTCTACGGCATGGCCGGCCTGGTGCTCGAACTCCTGGAGGCCCGGGGCCTGCTGGACTCGGTGGAGTTCCAGGTGGTGCCGGGCATCCCCGCGGTGATCGGCGCGGCGGCCATCCTGGGCGCTCCCTTGACCCACGACTTCGCCTGCGTGAGCCTGAGCGACCTGCTCACCCCCTGGGAGCTCATAGAGAAGCGCCTGGACGCGGCCGCATCGGCTGATTTCGTCATCGCGCTGTACAATCCCCGCTCCAAGAGGCGCAGCGGCCAACTGGCCCGGGCGCTGGAGATCATCGGCCGCCACGCCTCCCCGCAGACCCCGGCGGGCCTGGTTCGCAACGCCTGGCGCGAGGGGCAGAGCGCCCTGCTGACCACGCTCGGGCTGATGGACCCCGAGGCCGCGGACATGCTCAGCATCGTGGTGGTGGGCAATTCCCAGACGCGCGTTGCGGGCGGGCGGATGCTCACTCCGCGAGGATATGCCGGGAAATACTCTCTGGGCGGGAGTTGA
- a CDS encoding cytochrome c3 family protein: MLVCAALVGVFCLPALWAVEAPKDMVLKMPEGTMTKAPVKFAHAGAGHKALDCKACHHNWDGKSDKGFKCSDKGCHDIFDPANKSDVKSFYKAFHDMNSAKSCLGCHKKAKADGKNAPIACNACHPAAQ; encoded by the coding sequence ATGTTGGTGTGCGCCGCCCTGGTCGGCGTGTTCTGTCTGCCCGCTCTGTGGGCCGTGGAAGCCCCCAAGGACATGGTCCTGAAGATGCCCGAGGGCACCATGACCAAGGCCCCTGTGAAGTTCGCCCACGCTGGCGCCGGTCACAAGGCCCTGGACTGCAAGGCCTGCCATCACAACTGGGACGGCAAGTCCGACAAGGGCTTCAAGTGCTCGGACAAGGGCTGCCACGACATCTTCGACCCGGCCAACAAGTCTGACGTGAAGAGCTTCTACAAGGCTTTCCACGACATGAACTCCGCCAAGAGCTGCCTGGGCTGCCACAAGAAGGCCAAGGCCGACGGCAAGAACGCGCCGATCGCCTGTAACGCCTGCCATCCCGCTGCTCAGTAG